Proteins encoded by one window of Branchiostoma floridae strain S238N-H82 chromosome 6, Bfl_VNyyK, whole genome shotgun sequence:
- the LOC118417250 gene encoding uncharacterized protein LOC118417250 gives MVRCVVCSEGSQSAEKLTFHNFPRDPKRRQIWLARTRDHMANGELVEWVFKRPLKEWDEIIDTWKVCSRHFEQRCFQESTLKRMLTLTAVPTLFSEEEMSKHKQRAPPTTTHAEPKLRPLKPKEPGQEHIWEAERKTAVNTEDVPGIYITNVTRRILNEVPKVKEIGKRKRSEDTADVPAKSLTPVYLPSQQTRWQGACNTLELTDDQMAKFLLDRYYKGDKSVSAFTGSQITHKTLLLDRGLLTLWNDTMDAKGFSSDKDFLWFLLLGPQKSVTNCERCTVKDRVASDECVPVKVDYIGPGCAVSSDTSQDLNDAANLPLILQPPAQKPGLTQKKSVTETVMTKPKPVTLIKSNMEVKSNEVQKPRQKRKRKKVQEVTKDDPVFLESSYKDSSNVVCNYTAPTQQSVLKVGGTEKTLTSTQTLDLVRDPSDTHPPKSTKTRKQVQHVSIPMDKPAKNLDSCESTTTSCDEDLKEEHELEIDLDNCHRTVTSQLSSDTVNNPEDRFEKKIVSGDNHVPSSQLRWAAVKIKVEKEDGVERDQNTSSFPHPGIHVKEGYRVDHDSCDMNTFQSSCDTVNIKVEKEDELEESFGSNGGMNASTDSSFDTGDIQEEELEMHLNMAIMATAKHLG, from the exons ATGGTGCGTTGTGTCGTTTGCAGCGAAGGAAGCCAGTCTGCAGAAAAGCTAACCTTCCATAACTTTCCTAGAGACCCCAAGAGACGTCAAATATGGCTGGCACGCACAAGGGACCACATGGCGAATGGCGAATTAGTCGAATGGGTGTTCAAGCGCCCTTTAAAAGAGTGGGACGAAATCATAGACACTTGGAAGGTCTGTTCCCGGCATTTTGAGCAGAGATGTTTTCAAGAGTCCACGTTGAAGAGAATGCTGACCCTGACAGCGGTCCCCACCCTGTTTTCGGAAGAAGAGATGTCAAAGCATAAGCAGCGGGCACcaccaacaacaacacatgCCGAGCCGAAACTCCGGCCGTTGAAACCCAAGGAACCAGGGCAAGAGCACATTTGG GAAGCTGAAAGGAAGACTGCAGTAAACACTGAAGATGTGCCTGGGATCTACATTACTAACGTCACCCGCAGGATACTGAATGAG GTTCCAAAAGTGAAGGAGATTGGGAAAAGGAAGCGATCTGAAGACACCGCAGACGTGCCAGCAAAGAGTCTTACCCCTGTATACCTGCCGAGTCAGCAGACCCGATGGCAGGGCGCCTGTAACACACTGGAGCTCACCGACGACCAGATGGCCAAGTTCCTACTGGACAG ATATTACAAGGGAGACAAGTCGGTTTCAGCCTTCACTGGCAGTCAGATTACCCACAAGACACTGCTGCTAGACCGTGGGTTGCTGACTCTGTGGAACGACACCATGGACGCCAAGGGCTTCAGCAGCGATAAAGACTTCCTCTGGTTCCTACTTCTTGGGCCACAGAAGTCAGTCACAAACTGTGAAAGGTGTACTGTCAAAGATCGTGTGGCCTCTGATGAATGTGTACCAGTAAAGGTAGATTACATAGGGCCTGGTTGTGCAGTATCGTCAGATACCAGCCAAGACTTGAATGATGCTGCGAATCTTCCGCTGATTTTACAGCCACCAGCACAGAAGCCTGGTCTCACACAGAAGAAGAGCGTCACCGAAACTGTGATGACCAAACCAAAACCTGTGACTTTGATAAAATCCAACATGGAAGTAAAGAGCAATGAAGTACAAAAGCCCAGACAaaagaggaaaagaaagaaagtgcaAGAAGTAACAAAAGATGATCCAGTATTTCTTGAGAGTTCATACAAGGACAGCAGTAATGTTGTGTGCAATTATACAGCTCCAACTCAACAGAGTGTTCTTAAAGTTGGAGGAACAGAGAAAACGTTGACATCTACTCAAACGCTTGACCTGGTGAGAGATCCTAGcgacacccacccacccaagAGTACAAAGACCAGAAAGCAAGTACAACATGTATCAATACCAATGGACAAACCTGCCAAGAACTTGGATAGTTGTGAAAGCACTACAACAAGTTGTGATGAGGACTTGAAAGAGGAGCATGAACTAGAGATAGACCTAGATAACTGTCACCGTACTGTTACATCTCAGTTAAGTTCTGATACCGTCAACAATCCAGAAGACAGATTTGAGAAGAAGATAGTCAGTGGTGACAACCATGTTCCGTCTTCTCAGCTAAGATGGGCTGCAGTAAAAATTAAGGTTGAGAAGGAAGATGGAGTTGAGAGAGACCAAAACACATCATCATTCCCTCACCCTGGCATTCACGTTAAGGAAGGATATAGAGTAGATCATGACAGTTGTGACATGAATACATTTCAGTCGAGTTGTGATACCGTGAACATCAAAGTTGAAAAGGAGGATGAACTAGAGGAGAGCTTTGGAAGTAACGGTGGCATGAATGCGTCCACTGACTCAAGTTTTGATACAGGTGACATCCAGGAAGAGGAACTTGAGATGCATCTGAATATGGCAATCATGGCGACAGCAAAGCACCTGGGCTGA